One genomic region from Streptomyces sp. NBC_01431 encodes:
- a CDS encoding HAD family hydrolase, whose amino-acid sequence MARLHLFDLDGTLMRGSAAPVEISRQLGLLSEIGELERELATGRIGPPEYAVRVHALWSGLTELHVATAFATAPWLAGIRDVWREIRERGDYCAVISLSPSFFVERLLGWGAHAARGSRFPEVPFTRPVDPAGILSPAAKVTVMGQLCAEFGVGAGDCVAYGDSMSDVELFAAVPVSVAVNADHHLAGRATHTYSGGDLREAFALAQGTGG is encoded by the coding sequence ATGGCGAGACTTCACCTCTTCGATCTGGACGGCACGCTCATGCGGGGCTCTGCCGCGCCGGTCGAGATATCCCGGCAGCTCGGGCTGCTCAGCGAGATCGGCGAGCTGGAGCGGGAGCTGGCTACCGGGCGGATCGGGCCGCCCGAGTACGCGGTGCGGGTGCACGCCTTGTGGTCCGGGCTCACTGAGCTGCACGTGGCGACAGCCTTCGCGACCGCTCCCTGGCTCGCCGGAATCCGGGACGTCTGGCGAGAGATCCGCGAGCGGGGCGACTACTGCGCTGTCATCTCGCTTTCGCCTTCCTTCTTCGTGGAGCGTCTCCTGGGCTGGGGAGCCCATGCGGCGCGCGGCTCCCGCTTCCCCGAGGTGCCCTTCACTCGGCCCGTGGACCCGGCGGGAATCCTCAGCCCAGCCGCCAAGGTGACGGTCATGGGCCAGCTGTGCGCCGAGTTCGGGGTCGGTGCCGGGGATTGCGTGGCATACGGGGACTCCATGTCCGATGTGGAACTCTTCGCGGCGGTGCCCGTGTCGGTGGCGGTGAACGCGGACCACCATCTCGCCGGGCGGGCCACCCACACCTACAGCGGTGGCGACCTTCGCGAGGCCTTCGCCCTGGCGCAGGGCACGGGAGGCTGA
- a CDS encoding YibE/F family protein codes for MTSPVPHHPHQSSGHGHGHGHSHSHGPATPVSKHLRKVIAAVLIPFSAAVVVGLVVLWPGGAPPHQRTGVGFDRQTQQAKVVKVDKVDCKSVNAGQTPSNGDTSTAEGQEARRSQQGLCGKATVEVTSGKEKGRTFTEIVQPDSPRQLHQGQGVIVAYAPDAPHDLQYSVTDVNRRVPMALLAGIFALAVVVVGRLRGVMALVALVVSFAVLTLFILPAILQGSNPLLVAVVGASAIMLIALYMCHGLSARTSVAVLGTLASLILIGLLGSVFIGWAALTGNTDENTGLIHGLYPNIDMSGLLLAGVIIGSLGVLDDVTVTQTSAVWELHEANPTMGPRGLYRAGIRIGRDHIASVVNTLVLAYAGAALPLLLLFSIAQSSVGTVANSELVAEEVVRTLVGSIGLVASVPLTTALAALVVSADRPVSGILPAPRSKPVRSGGGHRRKK; via the coding sequence GTGACCTCACCAGTACCGCACCATCCGCACCAGTCGAGCGGACACGGCCACGGGCACGGCCACTCTCACAGCCACGGGCCCGCCACACCTGTGTCGAAGCATCTCCGCAAAGTCATCGCCGCCGTGCTGATTCCTTTCTCCGCGGCGGTGGTCGTCGGTCTCGTGGTGCTCTGGCCCGGCGGCGCCCCGCCACACCAGCGCACCGGCGTCGGCTTCGACCGCCAGACCCAGCAGGCCAAGGTCGTCAAAGTCGACAAGGTGGACTGCAAGTCGGTCAACGCCGGTCAGACTCCGTCGAACGGCGACACCTCCACCGCCGAGGGCCAGGAGGCTCGCCGCTCCCAGCAGGGGCTGTGCGGAAAAGCGACCGTCGAGGTCACCTCCGGCAAGGAGAAGGGCCGCACCTTCACCGAGATCGTGCAGCCCGACTCCCCCCGCCAACTGCACCAGGGCCAGGGCGTGATCGTGGCATACGCCCCCGACGCGCCCCATGACCTGCAGTATTCGGTGACCGATGTGAACCGCAGGGTCCCGATGGCGCTGCTCGCCGGGATCTTCGCGCTGGCGGTCGTGGTCGTCGGCCGGCTGCGCGGGGTGATGGCGCTGGTGGCCCTGGTGGTCTCGTTCGCGGTGCTGACCCTGTTCATCCTCCCCGCGATCCTCCAGGGCTCCAATCCGCTGCTCGTAGCGGTCGTCGGGGCGAGTGCCATCATGCTGATCGCGCTCTACATGTGCCACGGGCTCTCGGCGCGCACCTCCGTCGCCGTCCTCGGCACCCTTGCCTCATTGATCCTGATCGGCCTGCTCGGCTCGGTCTTCATCGGCTGGGCCGCGCTCACCGGCAACACCGACGAGAACACCGGTCTGATCCACGGTCTCTACCCGAACATCGACATGTCGGGCCTGCTGCTCGCCGGCGTCATCATCGGCTCCCTCGGCGTGCTCGACGATGTGACGGTCACCCAGACGTCGGCGGTCTGGGAACTGCACGAGGCGAATCCGACGATGGGCCCGCGCGGTCTGTACCGGGCGGGCATCCGGATCGGCCGCGACCACATCGCGTCGGTGGTCAACACGCTGGTCCTCGCGTACGCGGGCGCGGCACTGCCCCTGCTGCTGCTGTTCTCGATCGCGCAGAGCAGTGTGGGGACGGTGGCCAACAGCGAGTTGGTCGCCGAGGAGGTGGTCCGCACGCTGGTCGGGTCGATCGGACTGGTCGCCTCGGTGCCGTTGACCACCGCGCTGGCCGCGCTGGTGGTCTCGGCCGACCGCCCGGTTTCCGGCATTCTCCCCGCCCCACGGTCGAAGCCGGTGCGCAGTGGTGGTGGCCACCGCCGCAAGAAGTAG
- a CDS encoding GNAT family N-acetyltransferase — protein MPSPLAELPIRRLTADDRIACADLSEDRSWPREEHKWGFLLVAGTGYGIDAPDGKGLASACVVTSYGPGLAAIGMVLVAERYARQGVGRRLMQHVLREMKGTPLTLHATPYGRPLYEELGFETAGRAEMVRGHFRPSGPAPTVATRPATAEDLPRILRLDTEVFGQDRTHVITRLPAFADQLRVAEDSAGLIGFAAAWPNMNTHVVGPLIARDTETAKALVASLAAGTDRPLRTDVDVRHEALLSWLKASGVESAGFNTVMTHGIPDLPGDWTRRFAPLTVAAG, from the coding sequence ATGCCCTCACCGCTCGCCGAGCTCCCCATTCGCCGCCTGACCGCCGACGACCGCATCGCCTGCGCGGACCTTTCGGAAGACCGGAGCTGGCCACGCGAAGAGCACAAGTGGGGGTTCCTGCTCGTGGCCGGAACCGGATACGGGATCGACGCTCCGGACGGCAAGGGGCTGGCCAGCGCCTGCGTCGTGACCTCGTACGGCCCAGGACTCGCGGCCATCGGCATGGTGCTGGTGGCCGAGCGCTACGCACGCCAAGGCGTCGGCCGCCGACTGATGCAGCACGTCCTGCGGGAGATGAAGGGCACTCCGCTCACCCTGCACGCAACGCCCTACGGCCGCCCGCTGTACGAGGAGCTGGGCTTCGAGACGGCCGGCCGGGCCGAGATGGTCAGGGGCCACTTCAGACCGTCGGGCCCGGCGCCGACGGTGGCGACCCGCCCCGCGACCGCCGAGGACCTGCCGAGGATCCTCCGACTGGACACGGAGGTCTTCGGCCAGGACCGCACCCACGTGATCACCCGCCTGCCGGCCTTCGCCGACCAGCTGCGCGTCGCCGAGGACTCGGCAGGACTCATCGGCTTCGCGGCCGCTTGGCCCAATATGAACACCCATGTGGTGGGCCCGCTGATCGCCCGCGACACGGAGACCGCGAAGGCTCTCGTCGCCTCTCTCGCGGCCGGCACCGACCGCCCGCTGCGCACGGATGTGGATGTGCGCCACGAGGCCCTGCTGAGCTGGCTGAAGGCTTCCGGAGTGGAGTCGGCCGGTTTCAACACGGTGATGACCCACGGCATCCCGGATCTACCCGGCGACTGGACGCGCCGCTTCGCACCCCTGACGGTGGCTGCGGGCTGA
- a CDS encoding IclR family transcriptional regulator → MATASNAAVPTLIGSVQRALRLLEAVGSHADGAPAKQLAREAGLPLPTAYHLLRTLTHEDYLRREKGVFVLGCAAERLANGSALQNRRSKIANSLVRWRDSIGVPVYFAVYREGEIEIAGVADSPAAPAVEEWADFRETGHAHAIGQCLLSQLDDSTREDHLDRHPVQAITPYTVPSRRALLDRLAVTERMRPLVERQEYALGTVCAAIPVTVGSSVAAMAISVPLHQEERLLPAIERLRGEVGSLLSSLAFSISI, encoded by the coding sequence GTGGCCACGGCTTCGAACGCCGCCGTCCCGACCCTGATCGGCTCGGTCCAACGGGCCCTGCGCCTGCTGGAAGCAGTCGGCTCCCACGCGGACGGCGCTCCGGCCAAACAGCTTGCCCGTGAGGCCGGGCTGCCGCTCCCCACGGCTTACCACCTGCTGCGGACCCTGACCCACGAGGACTATCTGCGGCGCGAGAAGGGAGTGTTCGTCCTCGGTTGCGCAGCGGAGCGGCTGGCGAACGGCAGCGCCCTGCAGAATCGTCGCAGCAAGATCGCAAACTCACTGGTGCGCTGGCGGGATTCCATTGGAGTGCCCGTCTACTTCGCGGTTTACCGCGAGGGTGAGATCGAGATCGCCGGGGTTGCCGACAGCCCCGCCGCGCCCGCCGTGGAGGAATGGGCCGACTTCCGCGAGACGGGGCACGCCCACGCGATCGGTCAGTGCCTGCTCAGCCAGCTCGACGACAGCACCCGTGAGGACCACCTCGACCGGCATCCGGTCCAGGCGATCACGCCCTACACCGTGCCCAGCCGGCGCGCGTTGCTCGACCGCCTGGCGGTTACTGAGCGTATGCGCCCGCTTGTCGAACGGCAGGAGTACGCCCTGGGCACCGTCTGTGCCGCGATCCCCGTCACGGTCGGTTCCAGCGTCGCGGCCATGGCCATTTCCGTACCCCTTCACCAGGAAGAACGGCTGCTGCCCGCGATCGAGCGGCTACGCGGAGAAGTGGGAAGTCTGCTCAGTTCGCTCGCGTTCTCTATCAGTATCTGA
- a CDS encoding GlcG/HbpS family heme-binding protein, with protein sequence MSTALAVSPLTVQDAEALIDAARSAAEKAGVTVAVTVLDAGGHLLAFRRDDRAVLIAGETSTRKAYTALQLNAPTADLVDAVQPGGLFHTLPTALDRPLLFIAGGVPVHRGGRLIGAIGVGGGAPDQDHGFATVAVEALAQR encoded by the coding sequence ATGAGCACCGCCCTCGCTGTCTCCCCGCTCACCGTCCAGGACGCCGAAGCCCTCATCGACGCGGCACGCTCCGCCGCTGAGAAGGCCGGAGTCACCGTCGCGGTCACCGTCCTCGACGCGGGCGGTCATCTGCTCGCCTTCCGCCGGGACGACCGGGCCGTCCTGATTGCGGGAGAGACCAGCACGCGCAAGGCCTACACGGCACTCCAGCTCAACGCTCCGACCGCCGACCTGGTGGACGCGGTCCAGCCGGGCGGACTCTTCCACACCCTGCCGACGGCGCTCGACCGTCCGCTTCTCTTCATCGCGGGCGGTGTCCCCGTCCACCGAGGCGGCCGTCTGATCGGCGCGATCGGTGTGGGAGGCGGCGCCCCGGACCAGGACCACGGGTTTGCGACCGTCGCAGTGGAGGCTCTGGCGCAGCGTTGA
- a CDS encoding DUF5326 family protein, whose amino-acid sequence MAAREIFAGMPWWVKWVAVPVIALFVFGGLVASVVGFLFGLLFKVLVFVALVGGLIYVVRRFMSSSSSSRGDW is encoded by the coding sequence ATGGCCGCACGGGAGATATTCGCGGGGATGCCCTGGTGGGTGAAGTGGGTCGCCGTGCCCGTCATCGCCTTGTTCGTGTTCGGCGGACTGGTCGCGAGCGTGGTCGGCTTCCTGTTCGGGCTGCTCTTCAAGGTCCTGGTCTTCGTGGCCCTGGTCGGCGGTCTGATCTACGTCGTACGGAGGTTCATGTCCTCCTCGTCCTCCTCACGCGGCGATTGGTAG
- the thiC gene encoding phosphomethylpyrimidine synthase ThiC: MTIQDARTPASSTEESGKSIGWHKGYVEGSRPDLRVPVRQVHLTNGKDVTLYDTSGPYTDPNVETDVRRGLAPLRENWIIGRGDTEEYAGRPVRPEDDGIKHTSPRGGLKNLDAVFPGRPRQPRRGRGGQAVTQLAYARRGEITPEMEYVAIRENVSPEVVREEIAAGRAVLPANINHPEIEPMIIGKRFLVKVNANIGNSAVTSSIEEEVDKMTWATKWGADTVMDLSTGRNIHTTREWVLRNSPVPIGTVPLYQALEKVDGRAEELTWDIYKDTVIEQAEQGVDYMTVHAGVLLRYVPLTARRKTGIVSRGGSIMAAWCLAHHKESFLYENFEELCEILAAYDVTYSLGDGLRPGSIADANDEAQFAELRTLGELNTIAKRHNVQTMIEGPGHVPMHKIKENIDLQQEICEEAPFYTLGPLTTDVAPAYDHITSGIGAAMIAWWGTAMLCYVTPKEHLGLPNRDDVKTGVITYKIAAHAADLAKGHPGAQEWDDALSDARFEFRWEDQFNLALDPDTAREFHDETLPAEPAKTAHFCSMCGPKFCSMKISQDIRREHGGDLKSDEIEAGMAEKSAEFAASGNRVYLPLAD, from the coding sequence ATGACCATTCAGGATGCACGCACGCCTGCCTCCAGCACTGAGGAGAGCGGGAAGTCCATCGGCTGGCACAAGGGGTACGTCGAGGGGTCCCGCCCCGACCTCCGGGTGCCGGTCCGTCAGGTGCACCTCACCAACGGCAAGGACGTGACGCTGTACGACACGTCCGGGCCGTACACGGATCCGAACGTCGAGACCGATGTCCGCCGCGGCCTCGCGCCACTCCGGGAGAACTGGATCATCGGGCGCGGCGACACCGAGGAGTACGCGGGCCGTCCGGTCCGCCCCGAGGACGACGGCATCAAGCACACCTCGCCGCGCGGGGGCCTCAAGAACCTCGACGCGGTCTTCCCCGGCCGCCCGCGCCAGCCCCGCCGGGGCCGCGGCGGCCAGGCTGTCACCCAGCTCGCGTACGCGCGGCGCGGTGAGATCACCCCGGAGATGGAGTACGTCGCGATCCGCGAGAACGTCTCCCCCGAGGTCGTCCGTGAGGAGATCGCGGCAGGCCGCGCGGTGTTGCCCGCCAACATCAACCACCCCGAGATCGAGCCGATGATCATCGGGAAGCGGTTCCTGGTGAAGGTCAACGCCAACATCGGAAACTCCGCGGTCACCTCCTCGATCGAGGAGGAGGTGGACAAGATGACGTGGGCGACGAAGTGGGGCGCCGACACGGTCATGGACCTCTCCACGGGCCGCAACATCCACACCACGCGTGAGTGGGTCCTGCGCAACTCCCCCGTCCCGATCGGCACCGTGCCGCTGTACCAGGCACTGGAGAAGGTCGACGGCCGCGCCGAGGAGCTGACCTGGGACATCTACAAGGACACGGTCATCGAGCAGGCCGAGCAGGGCGTCGACTACATGACGGTCCACGCCGGCGTACTGCTGCGGTACGTGCCGCTGACCGCCCGCCGCAAGACCGGCATCGTCTCGCGCGGCGGCTCGATCATGGCGGCCTGGTGCCTGGCGCACCACAAGGAGTCGTTCCTGTACGAGAACTTCGAGGAGCTCTGCGAGATCCTCGCGGCGTACGACGTGACGTACTCGCTGGGCGACGGCCTGCGGCCGGGTTCCATCGCGGACGCCAACGACGAGGCGCAGTTCGCGGAGCTGCGCACGCTCGGCGAGCTCAACACGATCGCCAAGCGCCACAACGTACAGACGATGATCGAGGGCCCCGGGCACGTCCCGATGCACAAGATCAAGGAGAACATCGACCTCCAGCAGGAGATCTGCGAGGAGGCCCCGTTCTACACCCTGGGCCCGCTGACCACCGATGTGGCGCCCGCCTACGACCACATCACCTCCGGCATCGGCGCGGCGATGATCGCCTGGTGGGGCACCGCGATGCTCTGCTACGTCACGCCCAAGGAGCACCTCGGTCTGCCCAACCGTGATGACGTGAAGACCGGCGTCATCACGTACAAGATCGCCGCACACGCTGCCGACCTGGCCAAGGGGCACCCCGGCGCACAGGAGTGGGACGACGCGCTCTCGGACGCCAGGTTCGAGTTCCGCTGGGAGGACCAGTTCAACCTGGCCCTGGACCCGGACACCGCCCGGGAGTTCCACGACGAGACGCTGCCCGCGGAGCCTGCCAAGACCGCGCATTTCTGCTCGATGTGCGGTCCGAAGTTCTGCTCGATGAAGATCTCCCAGGACATCCGGCGCGAACACGGCGGCGATCTGAAGTCCGACGAGATCGAGGCCGGTATGGCGGAGAAGTCCGCGGAGTTCGCCGCGAGCGGGAACCGGGTGTACCTGCCGCTCGCCGACTGA
- a CDS encoding phage holin family protein produces the protein MKNFVVKTIANAAALAVAIWLVKNITLTGDSTGRKALTLILVALLFGVVNFLVKPVVKLLSFPLFILTLGLITLVINALMLLLTSWLADKLNLSFHVEGFWAAVVGGLIISIVSWAMHIVLPDDKD, from the coding sequence ATGAAGAATTTCGTAGTCAAGACGATCGCCAACGCGGCAGCCCTGGCCGTGGCCATCTGGCTGGTCAAGAACATCACCCTCACCGGCGACAGCACCGGCAGGAAGGCGCTGACGCTGATTCTGGTCGCGCTGCTATTCGGCGTGGTGAACTTCCTCGTCAAGCCCGTGGTGAAGTTGCTCTCCTTCCCGCTCTTCATCCTCACGCTCGGCCTGATCACGCTGGTGATCAACGCGTTGATGCTGCTGCTGACCTCCTGGCTCGCGGACAAGCTGAACCTCAGCTTCCACGTGGAGGGCTTCTGGGCCGCCGTGGTCGGCGGCTTGATCATCTCGATCGTGTCCTGGGCGATGCACATAGTCCTGCCCGACGACAAGGACTGA
- a CDS encoding cupin domain-containing protein, translating to MKEFRLDELEAERAANDGAYLQFLRERNMSVGLYALDAGAHDPQSPHAQDEVYFVVSGRASITVGLETTQVARGSVVYVPAGAAHKFHHITEDLRVLVVFSPPES from the coding sequence ATGAAAGAATTCCGGCTCGACGAGTTGGAGGCGGAACGGGCCGCCAATGACGGGGCATATCTGCAGTTCCTGCGCGAACGGAACATGTCGGTGGGCCTGTACGCCCTCGACGCGGGCGCACACGACCCGCAGTCCCCGCACGCCCAGGACGAGGTCTACTTCGTGGTCAGCGGCCGCGCCTCGATCACCGTGGGCCTGGAGACGACGCAGGTCGCGCGGGGCAGCGTGGTCTATGTGCCGGCCGGGGCGGCGCACAAGTTCCACCACATCACCGAGGACCTGAGGGTTCTGGTGGTCTTCTCTCCGCCCGAAAGCTGA
- a CDS encoding LysR family transcriptional regulator, with protein MDLALLRTFVTVHRAGSFTRAAALLGLSQPAVTSQIRTLERQLGRPLFLRQARGVTPTTIGDELAQRAAPHLDALVEITESGFGEEAGIRTLHLAGPPEFTSLRALPALTRLIPHGLALRASFGSAEETLGGLAAGHHDLAIATARPRGRLLSATPLCDEEHVLVAGVRWAARLGPGSLRHTGPRVLETVPVVEVHESLPLVTRYWTSVFDTKPAAAATVVAPDLRAVLAAVVAGAGLAVLPRYLCETALEQGEVVALLDPPVPPLRTYFLAVRTGTLGLPHIARAQDWLLRAAADWS; from the coding sequence ATGGACCTCGCCCTGCTGCGTACGTTCGTCACCGTGCACCGGGCCGGTTCCTTCACCCGGGCCGCGGCACTGCTCGGGCTCTCGCAGCCTGCGGTGACCAGCCAAATCCGCACCCTGGAACGGCAGTTGGGACGCCCTCTCTTCCTGCGCCAGGCGCGTGGGGTGACCCCGACGACCATCGGTGACGAGCTCGCTCAACGGGCCGCGCCGCATCTGGACGCGCTCGTCGAGATCACCGAGTCGGGCTTCGGCGAGGAGGCGGGCATCCGCACTCTGCATCTGGCCGGGCCACCGGAGTTCACCTCACTGCGCGCCCTGCCCGCGCTCACTCGCCTCATCCCGCACGGTCTCGCCCTGCGGGCCTCCTTCGGCAGCGCCGAGGAGACCTTGGGGGGACTGGCCGCAGGCCACCACGATCTGGCGATCGCCACCGCCCGGCCTCGCGGGCGGCTGCTGAGCGCGACGCCGCTGTGCGACGAGGAGCACGTCCTGGTGGCGGGGGTGCGCTGGGCGGCCCGGCTCGGCCCCGGCTCGCTCCGGCACACCGGTCCCCGCGTCCTGGAGACCGTCCCCGTGGTGGAGGTCCACGAGTCGCTGCCGCTGGTGACGCGCTACTGGACGTCGGTGTTCGACACCAAACCCGCTGCCGCGGCCACGGTGGTCGCCCCCGACCTGCGGGCGGTCCTCGCGGCGGTGGTGGCCGGCGCGGGCCTCGCCGTACTGCCGCGCTACCTCTGCGAGACGGCGCTGGAGCAGGGGGAGGTGGTGGCGCTCCTGGATCCTCCGGTGCCTCCGCTGCGCACCTATTTCCTCGCGGTGCGCACCGGCACACTCGGCCTGCCCCACATCGCGCGGGCGCAGGATTGGCTACTGCGCGCAGCGGCCGACTGGAGCTGA
- a CDS encoding DUF2269 domain-containing protein yields MKHLSRPARRSWLVAHVAVSVSWLGLTLGLLALGVTAYTTDSASMTEAAYRSMKVFGDWLVVPIALLTLGTGLVLSLGTRWGLARHRWVWIKFWLTLITLSLSAFALRPEINRAVAAGVHDISLVAAPVVSSSAYFFMTAISVLKPWGLTRRGHKHRAENRKVVDATAVRQTT; encoded by the coding sequence GTGAAACATCTGAGCCGTCCCGCCCGCCGGAGCTGGCTGGTGGCCCATGTCGCGGTCTCCGTGAGCTGGCTGGGGCTCACCCTGGGGCTGCTCGCTCTGGGAGTGACCGCGTACACCACGGATTCCGCCTCGATGACGGAGGCTGCCTACCGCTCCATGAAGGTCTTCGGGGACTGGCTGGTGGTGCCGATCGCGCTCCTCACTCTGGGCACCGGACTGGTGCTGTCGCTGGGTACCCGGTGGGGGCTCGCACGCCATCGCTGGGTCTGGATCAAGTTCTGGCTGACCTTGATTACGCTCTCCCTCTCGGCGTTCGCACTGCGGCCGGAAATCAACAGGGCGGTCGCGGCCGGTGTGCATGACATCAGCCTGGTCGCGGCTCCGGTCGTCTCCTCCAGCGCGTACTTCTTCATGACGGCGATCTCCGTGCTCAAGCCGTGGGGGCTGACCAGGCGTGGCCACAAGCACCGGGCCGAGAACCGGAAAGTGGTGGACGCCACGGCAGTGCGTCAGACAACCTGA
- a CDS encoding NUDIX domain-containing protein, with translation MTVRPVVKRTARAVLLDGDDLILIKRTKPGMDPYWLTPGGGVEPEDSTVVEALHREVHEELGAKITDVVPCFVDTVEHIGADGGATGVKVQHFFVCRLDSMDPSLRHGPEIEEPCGEYEIVRIPFTRVGIASVHLVPLSLRHYLDGNIEGVRAMHAPDLG, from the coding sequence ATGACCGTACGTCCAGTGGTCAAGCGCACCGCACGAGCCGTTCTGCTTGACGGTGACGATCTGATCCTGATCAAGCGAACCAAGCCCGGCATGGATCCGTACTGGCTCACCCCCGGTGGCGGCGTCGAACCCGAGGACTCCACCGTCGTCGAGGCACTCCACCGCGAGGTGCACGAGGAACTCGGCGCGAAGATCACTGATGTCGTGCCCTGCTTCGTCGACACCGTCGAGCACATCGGCGCCGACGGCGGGGCGACCGGGGTGAAGGTGCAGCACTTCTTCGTCTGCCGCCTCGATTCCATGGACCCCTCCCTGCGGCACGGCCCCGAAATCGAGGAGCCGTGCGGCGAGTACGAGATCGTCCGGATCCCGTTCACCCGGGTCGGGATCGCCTCGGTCCACCTGGTGCCGCTGTCCCTCAGGCACTACCTGGACGGCAACATCGAGGGTGTACGGGCTATGCACGCCCCTGATCTGGGGTAG
- a CDS encoding cystathionine gamma-lyase, whose amino-acid sequence MTNPGDGTRAVRAGLPDPVAYEPALPGPVFAAHFHLPGEAAGPYTYGRDTNPTWTHLERAVAELESPDEAAEAIVFASGMAAVSAVLLSQARSGDTVVLPDDGYQALPLVREQLEAYGIEVRTAPTADDAQLGVLDGAKLLWIETPSNPGLDVCDVRRLARAAHEAGALVAVDNTLATPLGQRPLELGADFAVASGTKGLTGHGDVLLGYVVCRDPNLAARIRKWRKVVGAIPGPMEAWLAHRSLATLHLRADRQSANALALAEALAKRDEVTGLRYPGLPTDPSYRQASAQMRRFGCVVSFDLPDRGFAERFLESLQLVDDATSFGGVRSTAERRGRWGGDAVAEGFIRFSVGAEDAADLIADVERALDRAGSAG is encoded by the coding sequence ATGACGAACCCCGGTGACGGAACACGAGCCGTGCGGGCCGGTCTCCCCGACCCCGTGGCGTACGAACCGGCCCTGCCCGGCCCGGTGTTCGCCGCCCATTTCCATCTGCCCGGCGAAGCCGCGGGCCCGTACACCTACGGTCGCGACACCAACCCGACGTGGACCCACCTGGAACGGGCCGTCGCCGAGCTGGAGTCCCCCGACGAGGCTGCCGAGGCGATCGTGTTCGCCTCCGGGATGGCGGCGGTCTCGGCCGTGCTGCTCTCCCAGGCGCGCTCCGGCGACACGGTGGTCCTGCCGGACGACGGCTATCAGGCGCTGCCGCTGGTCCGCGAGCAGTTGGAGGCGTACGGCATCGAGGTGCGCACCGCGCCGACCGCGGACGATGCCCAACTGGGTGTCCTGGACGGCGCGAAGCTGCTGTGGATCGAGACACCGTCCAACCCCGGCCTGGATGTGTGCGACGTACGCCGTCTGGCGCGGGCCGCCCACGAGGCGGGGGCCCTGGTCGCGGTCGACAACACCCTGGCCACCCCGCTCGGGCAGCGCCCTCTCGAACTCGGCGCGGACTTCGCGGTGGCCAGCGGCACCAAGGGCCTGACCGGACACGGCGACGTTCTGCTCGGCTATGTCGTGTGCCGCGATCCAAACCTCGCCGCGCGAATCCGCAAGTGGCGCAAGGTCGTCGGCGCGATCCCGGGGCCGATGGAGGCATGGCTGGCCCACCGCTCGCTCGCGACCCTGCACCTGCGCGCGGACCGCCAGTCGGCGAACGCGCTTGCGCTCGCCGAGGCACTGGCCAAGCGCGATGAGGTCACCGGACTGCGCTACCCGGGGCTGCCGACCGACCCGTCGTACCGCCAGGCCTCGGCGCAGATGCGACGCTTCGGCTGCGTGGTCTCCTTCGACCTGCCGGATCGCGGCTTCGCCGAGCGGTTCCTGGAATCCCTCCAGCTGGTCGACGACGCCACCAGCTTCGGCGGGGTGCGGTCCACGGCGGAACGGCGCGGCCGGTGGGGCGGCGATGCGGTGGCGGAGGGCTTCATCCGTTTCTCGGTCGGCGCCGAGGACGCCGCCGATCTGATCGCGGATGTGGAACGCGCCCTCGACCGGGCGGGTTCCGCCGGATGA
- a CDS encoding SsgA family sporulation/cell division regulator, with protein sequence MRESVEAEVMMSFLVSEELSFRIPVELTYEAADPYAVRMTFHLPGDTPVTWAFGRELLLDGINAPTGEGDVRIEPTEQGELCDVRIRLQVGTDRALFRAGAAPLIAFLDRTDKLVPLGQERTLGDFDGHLEDALGRILAEEQNAG encoded by the coding sequence ATGCGTGAGTCGGTTGAGGCAGAAGTGATGATGAGCTTCCTCGTCTCCGAGGAGCTTTCCTTTCGGATCCCGGTGGAGCTGACGTACGAAGCGGCGGACCCGTATGCGGTGCGGATGACCTTCCACCTTCCCGGCGACACGCCTGTCACCTGGGCTTTTGGCCGCGAGTTGCTGCTCGACGGCATCAACGCGCCGACTGGGGAGGGCGATGTGCGGATCGAGCCCACCGAGCAGGGGGAGCTCTGTGATGTGCGCATCCGGCTTCAGGTGGGCACCGACCGAGCCCTGTTCAGGGCCGGTGCCGCACCCCTGATCGCGTTCCTCGACCGCACCGACAAGCTCGTGCCCCTCGGGCAGGAACGGACGCTCGGTGATTTCGACGGACACCTTGAGGACGCGCTCGGCCGCATCCTCGCCGAGGAGCAGAACGCCGGCTGA